A region of Rhodospirillales bacterium DNA encodes the following proteins:
- a CDS encoding methylmalonyl-CoA carboxyltransferase codes for MTWQAEIDELRRREALGRRMGGPDKVKRQHDGGKLTVRERIDRLLDPGSFHEIGALGGKAEYDASGALLDFQPSNFVCGRGRIDGRAVAVGGDDFTVRGGAADASIHEKQVIAERMAGDLGIPIVRLVDGTGGGGSVKSYETMGRTYVPRNPGWEEVVSNLSRVPVVALGLGSVAGLGAARLVTSHYSLMVKGTSQMFAAGPPVVARLGEPVTKEELGGTDIHCRNGSVDDEVESEDEAFARTRRFLSYLPSSVDGLPPRGPVTDDPGRRDPKLLDIVPRDRRKVYQMRRIIGACVDTDSFMEIGKLYGRSMITGLARIDGWPVAVLGGDPFFYAAGWTADTAHKVTRFVDLAETFHLPVVHFVDCPGFVIGVAAETAATIRHGARAMAAIYQATGPWCSILIRKAFGVAGAAHQNFGHYNFRYAWPSGDWGSLPVEGGIEAAYKADLAASDDPEALMKDILERLNRVRSPFRTAETFGVEEIIDPRDTRPLLCEFANLAAPMRKPGPRAFGYRP; via the coding sequence ATGACGTGGCAGGCGGAGATCGACGAACTGCGGCGCCGCGAGGCGCTGGGTCGGCGCATGGGCGGGCCCGACAAGGTCAAACGCCAGCACGACGGCGGCAAGCTGACGGTGCGCGAGCGCATCGACCGGCTGCTCGATCCCGGCTCGTTCCACGAGATCGGCGCGCTGGGCGGCAAGGCCGAGTACGACGCCTCGGGCGCGCTGCTCGATTTCCAGCCCTCGAACTTCGTGTGCGGCCGCGGCCGCATCGACGGCCGCGCGGTGGCGGTCGGCGGCGACGATTTCACGGTGCGCGGCGGCGCCGCCGACGCCTCGATCCATGAGAAGCAGGTGATCGCCGAGCGCATGGCCGGCGACCTCGGCATCCCGATCGTGCGCCTCGTCGACGGCACCGGCGGCGGCGGCTCGGTGAAGTCCTACGAGACGATGGGGCGCACCTACGTGCCGCGCAATCCCGGCTGGGAGGAGGTCGTCTCCAACCTCTCGCGCGTGCCCGTCGTGGCGCTCGGACTCGGCTCGGTGGCCGGATTGGGCGCGGCGCGGCTGGTCACCAGCCACTACTCGCTGATGGTGAAGGGCACCTCGCAGATGTTCGCCGCCGGCCCGCCGGTCGTGGCGCGGCTGGGCGAGCCGGTGACCAAGGAGGAGCTGGGCGGCACCGACATCCATTGCCGCAACGGCTCGGTCGACGACGAGGTCGAAAGCGAGGACGAGGCGTTCGCGCGCACGCGGCGGTTCCTCTCGTACCTGCCGTCGTCGGTCGATGGTTTGCCGCCGCGCGGCCCCGTCACCGACGATCCCGGGCGCCGCGATCCCAAGCTGCTGGACATCGTGCCGCGCGACCGCCGCAAGGTCTACCAGATGCGCCGGATCATCGGCGCCTGCGTCGACACCGACAGCTTCATGGAGATCGGCAAATTGTACGGCCGCTCCATGATCACCGGCCTGGCGCGCATCGACGGCTGGCCGGTGGCGGTGTTGGGCGGCGATCCGTTCTTCTACGCCGCCGGCTGGACCGCCGACACCGCGCACAAGGTCACGCGCTTCGTCGATCTGGCGGAGACGTTCCATCTGCCGGTGGTGCATTTCGTCGACTGCCCCGGCTTCGTCATCGGCGTCGCCGCCGAGACCGCCGCCACGATCCGCCACGGCGCCCGCGCCATGGCCGCGATCTACCAGGCCACCGGGCCGTGGTGCTCGATCCTGATCCGCAAGGCGTTCGGCGTCGCCGGCGCGGCGCACCAGAATTTCGGCCACTACAATTTCCGCTACGCCTGGCCGTCGGGCGACTGGGGCTCGCTGCCGGTCGAGGGCGGCATCGAGGCGGCGTACAAGGCCGACCTCGCGGCGTCCGACGATCCCGAGGCGCTGATGAAGGACATCCTCGAGCGGCTCAACCGGGTGCGTTCGCCGTTCCGCACCGCCGAGACCTTCGGCGTCGAGGAGATCATCGACCCGCGCGACACGCGTCCGCTGCTGTGCGAGTTCGCCAACCTCGCCGCGCCGATGCGCAAGCCCGGCCCGCGCGCCTTCGGCTACCGGCCCTGA
- a CDS encoding NADPH:quinone oxidoreductase family protein, which produces MRAVVCETLGDPSVLRLVEMPVPEPKAGEALIRIGAAALNFPDVLMVAGGYQHKPALPFIPGMEAAGEIVAVGADFAGWSVGDRVVIGKRPGCFAEYATVTAAQISMRAPEGWSWAEAASFRVGATTAYNALVHRARLREGETLLVHGATGGVGMAAVQLGKHLGARVIATGGDDGKLAVVRAQGADAVVNYRDRDFVAEVKALTGGKGVDAVFDPVGGELLERSLRCCAFGARLLIVGFTSGSPSTLKSNHVLIKCLSVLGVRAGEHSRHDRSMAADYAREFPKFAAAGVMRPHISHRFPLERAADGLRAISERKVVGKAVVEMMGS; this is translated from the coding sequence ATGCGCGCCGTCGTCTGCGAGACTCTGGGCGATCCGTCCGTGCTGCGGCTGGTCGAGATGCCGGTGCCCGAACCGAAGGCGGGCGAGGCGCTGATCAGGATCGGCGCCGCCGCGCTGAACTTCCCCGACGTGCTGATGGTGGCCGGCGGCTACCAGCACAAGCCGGCGCTGCCCTTCATCCCCGGCATGGAGGCGGCCGGCGAGATCGTCGCCGTGGGCGCGGACTTCGCCGGCTGGTCGGTGGGCGACCGCGTCGTGATCGGCAAGCGGCCGGGCTGCTTCGCCGAGTACGCCACGGTGACGGCGGCGCAGATCTCGATGCGGGCGCCGGAGGGCTGGTCGTGGGCCGAGGCCGCCTCGTTCCGGGTCGGCGCCACCACCGCCTACAACGCGCTGGTCCACCGCGCCCGCCTGCGCGAGGGCGAGACCCTGCTGGTGCACGGCGCCACCGGCGGCGTCGGCATGGCGGCGGTGCAGCTCGGCAAGCATCTCGGCGCGCGGGTGATCGCCACCGGCGGCGACGACGGCAAGCTCGCCGTCGTGCGCGCCCAGGGGGCCGACGCGGTGGTCAACTACCGCGACCGCGATTTCGTCGCCGAGGTCAAGGCGCTGACCGGCGGCAAGGGCGTCGACGCGGTGTTCGATCCCGTGGGCGGCGAGCTGCTCGAGCGGTCGCTGCGCTGCTGCGCCTTCGGCGCGCGGCTGCTGATCGTGGGCTTCACGTCCGGTTCGCCGTCCACGCTCAAGAGCAACCACGTGCTGATCAAATGCCTGTCGGTGCTGGGCGTGCGCGCCGGCGAGCATTCGCGGCACGACCGCTCGATGGCCGCCGACTACGCCCGCGAGTTCCCCAAGTTCGCCGCCGCCGGCGTGATGCGGCCGCACATATCGCACCGATTTCCGCTGGAGCGCGCCGCCGACGGCCTGCGCGCCATCAGCGAACGCAAGGTCGTGGGCAAGGCCGTTGTGGAGATGATGGGATCATGA
- a CDS encoding adenylate/guanylate cyclase domain-containing protein, giving the protein MIARLRLISGLTLFVFVTMHLLNHALGLFSIATADAGLALFAAVWRGPVGSGVLALAITVHFCLVLWAVFRRRRLRLTVAEWTQLALGLTILPLGMDHFVQTRGAHHIDGVLTAYFWVLWPMAMEPWVAARQFALILVVWIHGCVGLRFWLRLKPWYAPVAPWLFGLALVLPTLAIAGVASALREAAELLETTPDLLAVAAGLNAPDKDAVLRLYALADTLRYVVAGVIVAVLLARPLRDLWERRHGVVRLEYPGGRVVALPAGPSVLEMSRVGGVPHASVCGGRGRCSTCRVRISGPAAASLPAAGAEEVRVLERIGAPLGVRLACQTRPRGGTYGVTPLLPPAVGPRGGLGGHRLALGSERVVAVMFVDLRGFTAMSEKRLPFDVVFILNRYFRSMGEAIQNAGGHIDKFIGDGIMAVFGLDTDAGPAARQALDAARRMSDALAGLNASLTGELAEPLRIGIGLHAGPAIVGEMGHGRTVTLTAIGDTVNTASRLESMTKELGCVLVVSQELVELSEMDLRDWPRREIEIRGRTTPMAVRLVGDPGRLAVRA; this is encoded by the coding sequence ATGATCGCCCGCCTGCGCCTGATCTCCGGCCTGACGCTGTTCGTCTTCGTGACGATGCATCTGCTGAACCACGCGCTGGGCTTGTTCTCGATCGCCACCGCCGACGCCGGCCTCGCGCTGTTCGCCGCGGTGTGGCGCGGCCCGGTCGGCAGTGGCGTGCTGGCGCTGGCGATCACCGTCCATTTCTGCCTCGTGCTGTGGGCGGTGTTCCGCCGCCGGCGCCTGCGCTTGACAGTCGCGGAGTGGACCCAGCTCGCGCTCGGCCTGACCATCCTGCCGCTGGGCATGGACCATTTCGTGCAGACCCGGGGCGCCCACCACATCGACGGCGTGCTGACGGCGTATTTCTGGGTGCTGTGGCCGATGGCGATGGAGCCGTGGGTCGCGGCGCGGCAGTTCGCGCTGATCCTCGTGGTCTGGATCCATGGCTGCGTCGGCCTGCGCTTCTGGCTGCGCCTCAAGCCGTGGTACGCGCCGGTGGCGCCGTGGCTGTTCGGCTTGGCGCTGGTGCTGCCGACCCTGGCCATCGCCGGCGTCGCCTCGGCGCTGCGCGAGGCGGCCGAGCTGCTGGAGACGACGCCCGATCTTCTGGCCGTCGCCGCCGGGCTCAACGCGCCGGACAAGGACGCGGTGCTGCGCCTCTACGCGCTGGCCGACACGCTGCGCTACGTCGTCGCCGGGGTGATCGTCGCGGTGCTGCTGGCGCGGCCGCTGCGCGACCTGTGGGAACGCCGCCACGGCGTGGTGCGGCTGGAGTATCCCGGCGGGCGCGTCGTGGCCCTGCCGGCCGGTCCCAGCGTGCTGGAGATGAGCCGCGTCGGCGGCGTGCCGCATGCGTCGGTCTGCGGCGGCCGCGGCCGCTGCTCGACCTGCCGCGTGCGCATCAGCGGGCCCGCCGCCGCCAGCCTGCCGGCGGCCGGGGCCGAGGAGGTGCGCGTGCTGGAGCGCATCGGCGCGCCGCTGGGCGTGCGCCTGGCGTGCCAGACGCGGCCGCGCGGCGGCACCTACGGGGTCACGCCGCTGCTGCCGCCGGCGGTCGGGCCGCGCGGCGGGCTGGGCGGCCACCGGCTGGCGCTGGGCAGCGAGCGCGTCGTCGCCGTGATGTTCGTCGATCTGCGCGGCTTCACGGCGATGTCCGAGAAGCGGCTGCCGTTCGACGTGGTGTTCATCCTCAACCGCTATTTCCGGTCGATGGGCGAGGCCATCCAGAACGCCGGCGGGCACATCGACAAGTTCATCGGCGACGGCATCATGGCGGTGTTCGGGCTCGACACCGACGCCGGGCCGGCGGCGCGCCAGGCGCTCGACGCCGCCCGCCGCATGTCCGACGCGCTGGCCGGCCTCAACGCCTCGCTGACCGGCGAGCTGGCGGAGCCGCTGCGCATCGGCATCGGACTGCACGCCGGCCCGGCCATCGTCGGCGAGATGGGCCACGGCCGCACCGTGACCCTGACGGCCATCGGCGACACCGTGAACACCGCCAGCCGGCTGGAGAGCATGACCAAGGAGCTGGGCTGCGTGCTTGTCGTGTCGCAGGAGCTGGTCGAGTTGTCGGAGATGGACCTGCGCGACTGGCCCCGCCGCGAGATCGAGATCCGCGGCCGCACCACCCCCATGGCCGTCCGCCTCGTCGGCGACCCGGGGCGGTTGGCGGTGAGGGCGTAG
- a CDS encoding RecX family transcriptional regulator, translating into MVDRPEPVRGEPRRPFAKPITVRRLENVAAAYVDRYASTSARLRDVLTRRVRNARRLEAPVVEGVEDVIEAIVAKYVAAGILDDARFARQKAASLRRRGTSTRRVREKLAHAGVPRDDIDGAMAAVREEAGDADGAGELTAAIELARRRRLGPFSDPATRAERRDKHLAAMGRAGFPLAIARRVVDATDIDALRDE; encoded by the coding sequence ATGGTGGATCGTCCGGAGCCCGTCCGCGGCGAGCCGCGCCGGCCCTTCGCCAAGCCGATCACGGTGAGGCGGCTGGAGAACGTCGCCGCCGCCTATGTCGACCGCTATGCGAGTACCTCGGCGCGGCTGCGCGACGTGCTGACGCGCCGCGTGCGCAACGCGCGGCGGCTGGAGGCGCCGGTGGTCGAGGGCGTCGAGGACGTGATCGAGGCGATCGTGGCGAAATACGTCGCCGCCGGCATCCTCGACGACGCCCGCTTCGCGCGTCAGAAGGCCGCCTCGCTGCGCCGCCGCGGCACGTCGACCCGCCGCGTGCGCGAGAAGCTGGCGCATGCCGGCGTGCCGCGCGACGACATCGACGGGGCGATGGCGGCGGTGCGCGAGGAGGCCGGCGACGCGGACGGCGCGGGCGAACTCACCGCCGCCATCGAACTCGCGCGGCGGCGTCGCCTCGGTCCGTTCTCCGATCCCGCCACCCGCGCCGAGCGCCGCGACAAGCATCTCGCCGCCATGGGCCGCGCCGGCTTCCCCCTCGCCATCGCCCGCCGCGTCGTCGACGCCACCGACATCGATGCGTTGCGGGACGAGTAG
- a CDS encoding chromate resistance protein: protein MPAPATISIDKLSRLIGRPDCPAIVDVRTDEDFATDPRLIPGAVRRPWADAAGWAPEFAGRAAVVVCQKGLKLSQGAAAWLRHAGSPAESLEGGALAWTAASLPTVSVARLPPRDAKGRTVWVTRARPKIDRLACPWLIRRFVDPAAVFLFVAPSEVPAVAERFAATPFDIEGDGVLWSHRGEKCTFDVMLEEFGLRTPALDRLALIVRGADTARLDLAPESAGLLAVSLGLSRMYADDLQQLEAAMGLYDAFYRWCRDAVDEQHNWPPVPLTKIAGKTRRAGAGA from the coding sequence ATGCCCGCACCCGCCACCATCTCCATCGACAAGCTCTCCCGCCTGATCGGCCGGCCCGACTGCCCGGCGATCGTCGACGTGCGCACCGACGAGGATTTCGCCACCGATCCGCGGCTGATCCCCGGCGCCGTCCGCCGCCCGTGGGCCGACGCCGCCGGCTGGGCGCCGGAATTCGCCGGCCGCGCCGCCGTCGTCGTCTGCCAGAAGGGCCTCAAGCTCAGCCAGGGCGCGGCCGCGTGGCTGCGCCACGCCGGTTCGCCCGCCGAGTCTCTGGAAGGCGGCGCGCTGGCCTGGACGGCCGCGTCGCTCCCGACCGTGTCGGTGGCGCGCCTGCCGCCGCGCGACGCGAAAGGCCGCACCGTATGGGTGACCCGCGCGCGGCCCAAGATCGACCGTCTGGCCTGCCCATGGCTGATCCGCCGCTTCGTCGATCCGGCGGCGGTGTTCCTGTTCGTGGCGCCGTCGGAGGTCCCGGCGGTGGCGGAGCGCTTCGCGGCCACGCCGTTCGACATCGAGGGCGATGGCGTGCTGTGGAGCCACCGCGGCGAGAAATGCACCTTCGACGTCATGCTGGAGGAATTCGGCCTGCGCACGCCGGCGCTCGACCGGCTGGCGCTGATCGTGCGCGGCGCCGACACCGCGCGCCTCGACTTGGCGCCGGAATCGGCCGGCCTGCTGGCGGTGTCGCTGGGCCTGTCGCGCATGTACGCCGACGATCTCCAGCAGCTCGAGGCCGCCATGGGCCTCTACGACGCCTTCTACCGCTGGTGCCGCGACGCGGTCGACGAACAGCACAACTGGCCGCCGGTGCCGCTGACGAAGATCGCCGGCAAGACCAGACGCGCCGGAGCCGGCGCGTGA
- a CDS encoding adenylate/guanylate cyclase domain-containing protein, which produces MTARIRLWSGVVLFVYAASHLINHALLLGSVGLANEGLVVFTAVWRGLPGTVVLYGAFAAHFALALWSVFRRRRLRMPVIEWIQLALGVSILPVGMAHFVATRGAAELHDVNTTYVWVLLSALSWTGLVQLFALVLIVWIHGCVGLHRIGRLKPWYGPASPWLLAAAVALPTLALAGAGVGLREVAAMVADPEIARRLPGDLRVGPGLAEKIYALSDALKLAALSLLTATLAARPLRDLWNRRNGVVRVSYDSRVASAPAGPTLLEISRSAGIPHASVCGGRGRCSTCRARIAGPDIARLAPPDAAEAKVLARVGAGDGVRLACQVRPPPGEYLVTPLVAPTAGPAEAWRRPSAQGRERVVAVLFADIRGFTTLAEGRLPYDVVFVINRYFRAMGAAVEAAGGHVDKFVGDGVMALFGLDGEPPDAARRALDAARRMSLALIELNRALRVDLDIELRIGIGIHAGNAIVGEMGYGRASSVTAIGDMVNTASRLEAMTKELACELVVSQSVVELAGASLDGALRHEIDVRGRRGRLEIHALASASTLAAPA; this is translated from the coding sequence ATGACCGCGCGGATCCGCCTGTGGTCGGGCGTCGTCCTGTTCGTCTACGCCGCGAGCCATCTGATCAACCACGCGCTGCTGCTGGGCTCGGTCGGCCTCGCCAACGAGGGTCTCGTCGTCTTCACGGCGGTGTGGCGCGGGCTGCCGGGAACCGTGGTCCTCTACGGCGCCTTCGCCGCGCATTTCGCGCTGGCCCTGTGGTCGGTGTTCCGCCGCCGCCGGCTGCGCATGCCCGTCATCGAGTGGATCCAGCTCGCGCTCGGCGTCTCCATCCTGCCGGTGGGCATGGCGCATTTCGTCGCCACCCGCGGCGCGGCGGAACTCCACGACGTCAACACCACCTACGTCTGGGTGCTGCTCAGCGCGCTGAGCTGGACCGGCCTCGTCCAGCTTTTCGCGCTGGTCCTCATCGTCTGGATCCACGGCTGCGTCGGCCTGCATCGCATCGGCCGACTGAAGCCATGGTACGGGCCGGCGTCGCCCTGGCTGCTGGCCGCCGCCGTCGCGCTGCCGACCCTGGCGCTGGCCGGCGCCGGCGTCGGCCTGCGCGAGGTCGCGGCCATGGTCGCCGATCCGGAGATCGCGCGCCGCCTGCCGGGCGATCTGCGTGTCGGCCCCGGACTCGCGGAGAAGATCTACGCGCTCTCCGACGCGCTCAAGCTCGCCGCCCTCTCGCTGCTGACCGCGACCCTGGCCGCGCGTCCGCTGCGCGACCTGTGGAACCGCCGCAACGGCGTGGTCCGCGTGTCCTACGATTCGCGCGTCGCCTCGGCGCCGGCCGGCCCGACCTTGCTGGAGATCAGCCGCTCCGCCGGCATCCCGCACGCCTCCGTCTGCGGCGGCCGCGGCCGCTGCTCGACCTGCCGCGCGCGCATCGCCGGACCCGACATCGCCCGTCTCGCGCCGCCCGACGCGGCCGAGGCGAAGGTGTTGGCGCGCGTCGGCGCCGGCGATGGCGTCCGCCTCGCCTGCCAGGTGCGCCCGCCACCGGGCGAGTACCTGGTGACGCCGCTGGTCGCGCCGACCGCGGGGCCGGCCGAGGCGTGGCGGCGGCCCTCGGCGCAGGGCCGCGAGCGCGTCGTGGCCGTGCTGTTCGCCGATATCCGCGGCTTCACGACGCTGGCGGAGGGACGGCTGCCCTACGACGTGGTGTTCGTCATCAACCGCTACTTCCGGGCGATGGGCGCGGCGGTCGAGGCGGCCGGCGGCCATGTCGACAAATTCGTCGGCGACGGCGTGATGGCGCTGTTCGGGCTCGACGGCGAGCCGCCGGACGCGGCGCGGCGCGCGCTCGACGCCGCGCGGCGCATGTCGCTGGCGCTGATCGAGCTCAACCGCGCGCTGCGCGTCGACCTCGACATCGAGCTGCGCATCGGCATCGGCATCCACGCGGGCAACGCGATCGTCGGCGAGATGGGCTACGGCCGTGCCTCCTCGGTGACGGCGATCGGCGACATGGTCAACACCGCCAGCCGGCTGGAGGCGATGACCAAGGAGCTGGCCTGCGAGCTGGTGGTGTCGCAGAGCGTCGTCGAGCTGGCCGGCGCGTCGCTGGACGGCGCCCTCAGGCACGAGATCGACGTCCGCGGCCGCCGCGGCCGCCTCGAGATCCACGCCCTCGCCAGCGCCTCTACCCTCGCCGCGCCGGCGTGA
- a CDS encoding carbamoyltransferase → MRILGVSALYHDSAAALVVDGAIVAAAQEERFTRKKHDSRFPRHAIDYCLAEAGIAFKDVDYVAFYDKPFLKFERLLETYLAFAPRGFTSFRMAIPVWLKEKLFQKSMLRDEFRKWEPDFDWETRLLFGEHHQSHAASAFFPSPFEKAAVLTMDGVGEWATTSLAMGEGSELNMLREIHFPHSLGLLYSAFTYYTGFKVNSGEYKVMGLAPYGEPRFKDAILDKLVDLKPDGSFRLDLSYFDYCTGLRMTNEKFDALFGGPPRKAEQLLTQREMDLAASVQAVTEEVVLRLARSIAKETGARDLCLAGGVALNCVANGKIHKDGAFDRIWVQPAAGDAGGAVGAALAAYHGYCRQPRALNGKMDGMAGSYLGPVFGDAEAAERLRKAGAKVHVLSYDEMIERAAQALADEKALGWMQGRMEFGPRALGGRSILGDARSPTMQKTLNLKVKYRESFRPFAPAVLREDVAKYFDYDADSPYMLMVAPVEESRRRAMTAEESALFGIDKLNVPRSDIPAVTHVDYSARIQTVHAETNKPYHDLISRFRDKTGCSVIVNTSFNVRGEPIVCTPEDAFRCFMGSEIEVLVVGNCLLLKEEQDPALKLDYKDAFDLD, encoded by the coding sequence GTGCGCATCCTCGGGGTCTCCGCCCTCTACCACGACAGCGCCGCGGCGCTGGTGGTCGACGGCGCGATCGTGGCGGCGGCGCAGGAGGAGCGCTTCACGCGCAAGAAGCACGATTCGCGCTTCCCCCGGCACGCCATCGACTACTGCCTCGCCGAGGCCGGCATCGCCTTCAAGGACGTCGACTACGTCGCGTTCTACGACAAGCCGTTCCTGAAGTTCGAGCGCCTGCTGGAGACCTACCTCGCCTTCGCGCCGCGCGGCTTCACCTCGTTCCGCATGGCCATCCCGGTGTGGCTCAAGGAGAAGCTGTTCCAGAAGTCGATGCTGCGGGACGAGTTCCGCAAGTGGGAGCCGGACTTCGACTGGGAGACGCGGCTGCTGTTCGGCGAGCACCACCAGAGCCACGCCGCCAGCGCGTTCTTCCCCTCGCCGTTCGAGAAGGCGGCCGTGCTGACCATGGACGGCGTCGGCGAATGGGCCACCACCTCGCTGGCGATGGGCGAGGGGTCGGAGCTCAACATGCTGCGGGAGATCCACTTCCCGCACTCGCTCGGGCTGCTCTACTCCGCCTTCACCTACTACACCGGCTTCAAGGTGAACTCCGGCGAGTACAAGGTGATGGGGCTGGCGCCCTACGGCGAGCCGCGCTTCAAGGACGCGATCCTCGACAAGCTGGTCGACCTCAAGCCCGACGGCAGCTTCCGGCTCGATCTCTCGTACTTCGACTACTGCACCGGCCTGCGCATGACGAACGAGAAGTTCGACGCGCTGTTCGGCGGCCCGCCGCGCAAGGCCGAGCAGCTTCTCACGCAGCGCGAGATGGACCTCGCCGCCTCGGTGCAGGCCGTGACCGAGGAGGTCGTGCTGCGGCTGGCGCGCTCGATCGCCAAGGAGACCGGCGCGCGCGACCTGTGCCTGGCCGGCGGCGTGGCGCTGAACTGCGTCGCCAACGGCAAGATCCACAAGGACGGCGCCTTCGACCGCATCTGGGTGCAGCCGGCGGCCGGCGACGCCGGCGGCGCGGTCGGCGCGGCGCTGGCCGCCTACCACGGCTACTGCCGCCAGCCGCGCGCGCTGAACGGCAAGATGGACGGCATGGCCGGCTCCTATCTGGGGCCGGTGTTCGGCGACGCCGAGGCGGCGGAACGGCTGCGCAAGGCCGGCGCCAAGGTCCACGTGCTGTCCTACGACGAGATGATCGAGCGCGCGGCGCAGGCGCTGGCGGATGAAAAGGCGCTGGGCTGGATGCAGGGCCGCATGGAGTTCGGGCCGCGCGCGCTGGGCGGCCGCTCGATCCTCGGCGACGCGCGCTCGCCCACGATGCAGAAGACGCTGAACCTCAAGGTCAAGTACCGCGAGTCGTTCCGCCCGTTCGCGCCGGCGGTGCTGCGCGAGGACGTGGCGAAGTATTTCGACTACGACGCCGACAGCCCCTACATGCTGATGGTCGCGCCCGTCGAGGAGTCGCGCCGCCGCGCCATGACGGCCGAGGAGAGCGCGCTGTTCGGAATCGACAAGCTCAACGTGCCGCGCTCCGACATCCCCGCCGTCACGCACGTCGACTACTCCGCGCGCATCCAGACGGTGCACGCCGAGACCAACAAGCCCTACCACGACCTGATCTCGCGCTTCCGCGACAAGACGGGATGCTCGGTGATCGTCAACACCAGCTTCAACGTCCGCGGCGAGCCGATCGTGTGCACGCCGGAGGACGCGTTCCGCTGCTTCATGGGCAGCGAGATCGAGGTGCTGGTGGTCGGCAACTGCCTGCTGCTCAAGGAGGAGCAGGACCCGGCGCTGAAGCTCGACTACAAGGACGCCTTCGACCTCGACTGA
- the arsC gene encoding arsenate reductase (glutaredoxin) (This arsenate reductase requires both glutathione and glutaredoxin to convert arsenate to arsenite, after which the efflux transporter formed by ArsA and ArsB can extrude the arsenite from the cell, providing resistance.): MAPRATGKVVIWHNPRCGKSRDTLALLRAHGVEPEIREYLKAPPSRAEVEALLDALGGEPRALVRPEEPPFKESGLKPAALTRKDVVGLIAAHPITLQRPVVVVGKRAAIGRPPEAVLPLVGK; this comes from the coding sequence ATGGCACCGCGCGCTACCGGCAAGGTCGTGATCTGGCACAACCCGCGCTGCGGCAAGTCGCGCGACACGCTGGCGCTGCTGCGCGCCCACGGCGTCGAGCCGGAGATCCGCGAGTATCTCAAGGCGCCGCCGAGCCGGGCCGAGGTCGAGGCGTTGCTCGACGCGCTGGGCGGCGAACCCCGGGCGCTGGTGCGCCCCGAGGAGCCGCCGTTCAAGGAGAGCGGCCTCAAGCCCGCGGCGCTCACGCGCAAGGACGTCGTCGGCCTGATCGCGGCGCATCCCATCACCTTGCAGCGGCCGGTGGTCGTGGTCGGCAAGCGCGCCGCCATCGGCCGTCCGCCCGAGGCCGTGCTGCCGCTGGTCGGCAAGTGA
- a CDS encoding nitronate monooxygenase, giving the protein MSAFPMTIAGLKDGLALPVFCAPMFLISGPDLVVAACRAGIVGGFPLANRRTIPELEAWFVDIVARLDAARAGNPAVPVAPWAANINSHSSNPRFEADLELIVRHKAPVVITALGSPKRVVEPVHAYGGLVIADVNSVALARKAAECGVDGLALVASGSGGHTGSVSPFAFTRAVRRWWDGAIVLGGAIGDAVGIRAAEALGADFAYMGTRFIPTPESLAEPAHKRMIIDGTMSDLVITNAFTGATASWLKPSIAAAGYDPDTLKPRDEGYRYRGLLGDEPKPWKGIHSAGQGIDLIDREDSVADIVAALKADYDALARR; this is encoded by the coding sequence ATGAGCGCGTTTCCGATGACGATCGCCGGCCTCAAGGACGGGCTGGCGCTGCCGGTGTTCTGCGCGCCGATGTTCCTGATCTCCGGCCCCGACCTGGTGGTCGCCGCCTGCCGCGCCGGCATCGTCGGCGGCTTTCCGCTCGCCAACCGCCGCACCATCCCCGAGCTCGAGGCGTGGTTCGTCGACATCGTGGCGCGGCTCGACGCCGCCCGCGCCGGGAACCCCGCCGTGCCGGTGGCGCCGTGGGCCGCCAACATCAACAGCCATTCCAGCAACCCGCGCTTCGAGGCCGATCTCGAGCTGATCGTGCGCCACAAGGCGCCGGTGGTGATCACGGCGCTGGGCTCGCCCAAGCGCGTGGTCGAGCCGGTGCACGCCTATGGCGGGCTGGTGATCGCCGACGTCAACAGCGTGGCGCTGGCGCGCAAGGCCGCGGAATGCGGCGTCGACGGGCTGGCGCTGGTCGCGTCGGGCTCCGGCGGCCACACCGGCTCGGTATCGCCCTTCGCCTTCACCCGCGCGGTGCGGCGCTGGTGGGACGGCGCCATCGTGCTGGGCGGCGCCATCGGCGACGCCGTCGGCATCCGCGCCGCCGAGGCGTTGGGCGCCGATTTCGCCTACATGGGCACGCGTTTCATCCCGACGCCGGAGAGCCTCGCCGAGCCGGCGCACAAGCGCATGATCATCGACGGCACGATGTCGGACCTCGTCATCACCAACGCCTTCACCGGCGCCACCGCGAGCTGGCTCAAGCCCAGCATCGCCGCCGCCGGCTACGATCCCGACACGCTGAAGCCGCGCGACGAGGGCTACCGCTACCGCGGCCTGCTGGGCGACGAGCCCAAGCCGTGGAAGGGCATCCACAGCGCCGGGCAAGGCATCGACCTGATCGACCGCGAGGACAGCGTCGCCGATATCGTCGCGGCGTTGAAGGCCGACTACGACGCCCTCGCGCGACGGTAG